Genomic window (Sediminispirochaeta smaragdinae DSM 11293):
GTCGCCTCAAAGCCTTCCATCTGTGTTTTCCACGCCTCAGTATGGGAGCCGCGCTCGCTCACAAGCGTGACCGTCACCGATCCATCCCCTCCCCCATCTTCGCTTGAGCCCGACGCCCAAAGGTTCGCAGAACCAATCAGCAGTACCAATCCTGCCGATATCGCGGCAAATGACCTGAGTCTCATTGTTCTCCTCCTTGGATTTGAGATACTCGTTCCACACAGGCATCAAGGGCGATCTTAACGGACGCCTCGACTCCTGTAGCAACTTCCGGCTTCTTATAGGAAGGGACCGACAGATCCATCCGATGCCCTTCCGCCTGTTTCTGCCGATTTTCAAATACGGTACCGATAAACGCCGCAGAGACGCCGCGAAGGTAGGCGATCGTCATGAGCGTGGCCGCCTCCATCTCCATGGTGACAACACGCTTACGCGACCACTGCAGGAAATACTCCGGTGATCGGGAGTAAAACGCAGAGTGCGTCCAGTTGATGCCTTTCCAGTAGCGGATGCCCTGTTTCTCGGCGTTCCGCACAAGGCTCTGATAGAGCTCCGGATCGGGAACCGCAGGGAAATTTTGCGGCACGTAGTAGGGGGTTACGCCGTCGTCGCGGATGCACCCGTAGGGGATCGACAAATCTCCCGGAGCTATCTCCGGCTGAAGCGCCGCAACGCTGCCGACACGTACAAGGACTTCCGCCCCGACGTTGATCAACTCCTCGTACGCGATGGCCGCCGAGGGGCCACCCATTCCGGTCGAGGTAACACTAATGCGCGTATCGCGGTAGATGCCGGTATAGGTGATCATTCCCCGGTTGTCTGCAACCTCTTTTACCTCACTTAGCAGGTCGGCCACCATCTTCACCCTGCTTTGATCTCCGGGGACTATGACCGCCTTACCGATATCACCTTTTTTACACCTGATGTGGTATTGCTCCAGGCCTTCCGTGTGCGTAGG
Coding sequences:
- a CDS encoding nucleoside phosphorylase yields the protein MEHWLAAVDYTQPTHTEGLEQYHIRCKKGDIGKAVIVPGDQSRVKMVADLLSEVKEVADNRGMITYTGIYRDTRISVTSTGMGGPSAAIAYEELINVGAEVLVRVGSVAALQPEIAPGDLSIPYGCIRDDGVTPYYVPQNFPAVPDPELYQSLVRNAEKQGIRYWKGINWTHSAFYSRSPEYFLQWSRKRVVTMEMEAATLMTIAYLRGVSAAFIGTVFENRQKQAEGHRMDLSVPSYKKPEVATGVEASVKIALDACVERVSQIQGGEQ